The Lactobacillus sp. ESL0680 genome has a segment encoding these proteins:
- a CDS encoding DAK2 domain-containing protein yields MVLKEIDSNKFRDMVRVATHRMGRNAEFVNSLNVFPVPDGDTGTNMNLTIESGAKAVAENPSTSVGDLTESLAKGMLMGARGNSGVISSQLFRGIYKATQGMKTLNAQELANAFSNGVATAYKAVMKPVEGTILTVARVAAQEGANKANETDDVEEVMEAIVDGAKKSLKTTPDLLPVLKQVGVVDSGGQGLLFIYEGFLEGILGENFADRYQPDEGEMDEMINAMHHQSVQTQLSTQDIENGYCTEIMVDLTADIPNKKPFNLEEFRNHLSEIGDSLLAVSDDEVAKVHVHTEHPGEVFAYGSQFGQLGKIKIDNMRIQHETIVNDSDEQQESVDFAVIAVASGNGVRKLFESEGVNRIISGGQTMNPSTQDIIDAIKKSGAQKAIVLPNNGNIVMAAKQAAEVSEIPVGIVPTKTISQGLTAMLSFDPDLSVEENVDSMTEDLEAVVSGEVTQANRDTTINDVEVHANDYLGIIDGDIEVDHPDLVTATVNMVEKMLDEDSEIITIMFGRDSNKKQADEVVANLEAKHDDLEFEVHDGGQPVYNFLISVE; encoded by the coding sequence TTGGTTTTAAAGGAAATAGATAGTAACAAATTTAGAGATATGGTGCGGGTAGCTACTCACCGGATGGGTCGCAATGCTGAGTTTGTCAACTCACTTAATGTGTTCCCAGTTCCCGATGGCGATACTGGTACTAACATGAATTTAACTATTGAAAGTGGTGCAAAGGCCGTTGCCGAAAATCCCAGTACGAGTGTGGGCGATCTAACTGAAAGTTTAGCCAAAGGAATGCTCATGGGAGCTCGCGGCAACAGCGGCGTTATTTCTTCACAGCTCTTTAGAGGAATCTATAAGGCAACTCAAGGCATGAAGACTTTAAACGCTCAGGAATTAGCCAATGCGTTTTCTAACGGTGTTGCAACAGCTTATAAGGCTGTCATGAAGCCTGTTGAAGGAACCATCTTGACGGTTGCACGTGTAGCCGCTCAAGAAGGGGCAAATAAGGCTAATGAGACGGATGACGTTGAAGAAGTCATGGAAGCAATTGTTGATGGTGCAAAGAAGTCTTTGAAGACCACACCAGATCTGTTGCCTGTCTTAAAGCAAGTTGGTGTTGTTGACTCCGGTGGTCAAGGCCTGCTCTTTATCTATGAAGGCTTTTTGGAAGGTATCTTAGGCGAAAACTTCGCTGATCGCTACCAACCAGATGAAGGCGAAATGGATGAAATGATTAATGCAATGCACCACCAATCAGTGCAGACGCAATTATCAACGCAAGATATTGAGAATGGCTATTGTACTGAAATCATGGTTGATTTGACTGCTGATATTCCTAATAAAAAGCCGTTTAATCTTGAAGAATTTAGAAATCATTTGTCTGAAATTGGTGATTCACTGTTGGCTGTTTCTGATGATGAAGTTGCTAAGGTGCACGTTCATACTGAACACCCTGGTGAAGTTTTTGCATACGGCAGTCAGTTTGGTCAATTAGGCAAAATCAAGATTGATAACATGCGAATTCAGCACGAAACAATTGTCAATGATAGTGATGAACAACAAGAAAGTGTTGACTTTGCGGTAATTGCTGTTGCTTCTGGTAATGGGGTGCGCAAGTTATTCGAAAGCGAAGGCGTCAACCGAATTATCTCTGGTGGTCAAACAATGAACCCATCAACGCAAGATATTATTGACGCGATTAAAAAGTCCGGTGCGCAAAAGGCAATCGTTCTGCCAAACAACGGCAATATCGTGATGGCTGCCAAGCAGGCCGCTGAAGTCAGTGAAATTCCTGTTGGCATTGTGCCAACCAAGACCATTTCACAAGGGTTAACGGCAATGCTTTCCTTTGATCCAGACCTGTCAGTTGAAGAAAACGTCGACAGTATGACCGAAGACCTTGAAGCTGTTGTTTCTGGTGAAGTTACGCAGGCTAACCGTGATACAACAATCAACGATGTTGAAGTTCATGCCAATGACTATCTTGGAATTATTGACGGCGATATTGAAGTAGACCATCCAGACCTAGTAACTGCAACAGTCAACATGGTTGAGAAGATGCTCGATGAAGATTCTGAAATTATTACAATCATGTTTGGCCGCGATTCTAACAAGAAGCAGGCTGATGAAGTTGTAGCTAATTTAGAAGCTAAGCATGATGATCTGGAATTTGAAGTTCATGATGGTGGTCAGCCAGTTTATAATTTCTTGATTTCTGTTGAATAA
- a CDS encoding Asp23/Gls24 family envelope stress response protein, with translation MAVKIKTKNGLIDISNGVIATVVGSAATSNYGVVGMASKNAIRDGVDVILNRANYKRGVVVKSEDNEITVDVYIIVGYGLKISEVSRNVQDSVKFSLKNQLGIDTRAVNVIVQSVKVLDE, from the coding sequence ATGGCTGTTAAAATCAAAACAAAAAACGGATTGATTGATATTTCAAACGGAGTAATCGCAACTGTCGTTGGTAGCGCAGCTACGTCTAATTATGGTGTTGTCGGAATGGCGTCCAAAAACGCAATTCGTGATGGCGTTGATGTCATTTTGAACCGTGCGAATTATAAACGCGGCGTTGTTGTTAAGTCAGAAGATAATGAAATTACGGTTGATGTTTATATTATTGTCGGTTACGGCTTGAAGATTTCTGAAGTTAGTCGTAATGTACAAGACAGCGTTAAATTCAGTTTGAAGAATCAACTTGGAATTGATACAAGAGCTGTTAACGTGATCGTTCAAAGTGTTAAGGTACTTGACGAGTAA
- the rpmB gene encoding 50S ribosomal protein L28, with translation MAKDYITGKKTTFGNTRSHSLNSARRAWKPNLQKVRILVDGKPKRVWVSTKTLKSGKVTRV, from the coding sequence ATGGCAAAAGATTATATTACAGGTAAAAAGACCACTTTTGGTAACACACGTTCTCACTCATTGAATTCAGCTCGTCGTGCTTGGAAGCCAAACCTTCAAAAAGTTCGTATTCTTGTTGATGGTAAACCAAAGCGTGTATGGGTTTCAACTAAGACTTTGAAGTCTGGTAAAGTGACTCGTGTCTAA
- a CDS encoding thiamine diphosphokinase encodes MRAVALLGGPEAEWPQGIEQILSAAQEQGDLLIGVDRGSILLEQLGFTPDLAVGDFDSLKRQELTKIACDVPDVRYSVPEKDFTDTELMIRDVFNDYQVEELTLLGATGGRIDHFLVNLLMLLNPAVNQFAEQVQILDRQNLINFYNPGRHVVPRQKGYTYFGVAPLTAVAQLKIANAKYNLADYNNSYPVSFGSNEFLPQADSFNLSFTKGTVAVIQAKDIDRYQNI; translated from the coding sequence ATGAGGGCGGTTGCGTTACTGGGCGGTCCAGAAGCAGAATGGCCGCAGGGGATTGAACAGATTTTGTCAGCAGCTCAAGAACAAGGGGATCTGTTAATCGGTGTTGATCGCGGCAGTATTCTGCTTGAACAGTTGGGTTTCACACCTGATTTAGCAGTTGGTGATTTTGATTCCTTAAAAAGACAGGAATTAACTAAGATTGCCTGTGATGTGCCGGATGTGCGCTATTCGGTACCTGAAAAAGATTTTACCGATACAGAATTAATGATTAGAGATGTCTTCAATGATTATCAGGTTGAGGAGTTAACCCTCTTAGGTGCGACTGGCGGGCGAATCGATCATTTTCTCGTAAATTTGTTAATGCTGCTGAATCCAGCAGTTAACCAGTTTGCAGAGCAAGTCCAAATTTTAGACCGACAAAATCTGATTAACTTTTATAATCCTGGCAGGCATGTAGTCCCGCGGCAAAAGGGCTATACCTATTTTGGCGTTGCACCATTAACAGCAGTGGCGCAACTCAAGATTGCTAATGCCAAATACAACTTGGCCGATTATAATAATTCTTATCCTGTATCGTTTGGTTCCAATGAATTTTTACCACAGGCAGATTCATTTAATTTATCTTTTACCAAGGGGACAGTTGCTGTTATCCAGGCCAAAGACATTGACCGTTATCAAAATATTTAA
- the rpe gene encoding ribulose-phosphate 3-epimerase: MLIAPSILNADNLNLKSEIAAAVAAGISRFHIDIMDGHFVPNLSFGPQLVSDFKREFPDITAEVHLMSDNPEVFVPAFVEAGADIVELHYEAMPEAELTKWLAYLNDHHVKAGLVLSPDTPAAVLSKFAPKLAQVLLMTVYPGFGGQKFIPEMAAKIKETNELLQGQLPIEVDGGINAETAKVAQAAGASIFVAGSYLFGNGQIAKQVAELTEALR; encoded by the coding sequence ATGTTAATTGCCCCCTCGATTTTAAATGCCGACAATTTAAACCTAAAAAGTGAAATAGCAGCAGCGGTTGCTGCGGGAATTAGTCGCTTTCATATTGATATCATGGATGGTCATTTTGTGCCGAATTTGTCTTTTGGACCACAATTGGTGAGCGACTTTAAGCGCGAATTTCCTGATATTACTGCAGAAGTTCACCTGATGAGTGATAATCCGGAAGTGTTTGTTCCGGCCTTTGTTGAAGCTGGAGCTGATATAGTTGAGCTTCATTATGAAGCCATGCCTGAAGCAGAATTAACTAAGTGGCTTGCTTATTTGAATGACCACCATGTTAAGGCTGGACTAGTCCTTAGTCCTGATACACCAGCTGCCGTTTTGTCTAAGTTTGCGCCCAAGCTTGCCCAAGTCTTATTAATGACGGTTTACCCTGGCTTTGGCGGTCAAAAATTTATACCTGAAATGGCCGCTAAAATTAAAGAGACCAACGAATTATTGCAAGGACAGCTGCCAATTGAAGTTGATGGTGGTATTAATGCTGAAACAGCAAAAGTTGCTCAAGCTGCTGGAGCAAGTATTTTTGTTGCTGGTTCGTATTTGTTTGGCAATGGCCAGATTGCTAAACAAGTTGCGGAATTGACGGAGGCTTTACGATGA
- the rsgA gene encoding ribosome small subunit-dependent GTPase A → MTKQVEGIVVGLIAGFYDVQTESGIVRTRARGVFRKNKEKPTVGDHVQVQIDEQGTSYLVAIMPRQNLIGRPSLANVSHVLLVMSAVEPDFSLQLLDRYLTFFSWQKVAVNIYLSKSDIIAADKLQEIRHELDYYATIGYPVYDDWAKLAAELPKAITQDQIWTLAGQSGAGKSTLINHLKKDLKQETAAISTSLNRGKHTTRTVQLFSLGEGFLADTPGFSAIDFTPIKLNELCNYFSEFKKASVNCKFRGCQHLKEPHCAVKELVQKGKIRQSRYDDYLLMRNEIANGRMPEYLK, encoded by the coding sequence ATGACTAAGCAAGTCGAAGGAATTGTTGTGGGTCTGATTGCTGGCTTTTATGACGTGCAGACAGAATCCGGAATTGTGCGTACAAGAGCACGTGGTGTTTTTCGTAAAAATAAGGAAAAACCAACGGTTGGCGATCATGTTCAAGTTCAGATTGATGAGCAAGGTACCAGTTATTTAGTTGCAATTATGCCGCGGCAAAATTTGATTGGGCGTCCATCTTTGGCAAATGTAAGTCACGTTCTGCTAGTTATGTCTGCCGTTGAGCCGGACTTTTCTCTGCAGCTGCTCGACCGGTATTTGACGTTCTTTTCGTGGCAAAAGGTCGCAGTCAACATTTACTTGTCTAAAAGCGATATTATTGCTGCCGATAAACTACAAGAAATTCGCCATGAGCTTGATTATTATGCAACAATTGGTTATCCGGTTTATGATGATTGGGCTAAGTTAGCTGCTGAGTTGCCTAAGGCAATCACCCAAGACCAGATTTGGACACTGGCAGGGCAGTCAGGTGCTGGTAAGTCAACCTTGATTAATCATCTAAAAAAGGATTTAAAGCAAGAAACTGCCGCAATTTCAACCAGTTTAAACCGTGGTAAGCACACGACAAGAACGGTGCAATTGTTTAGTCTAGGTGAGGGCTTTTTAGCTGATACGCCAGGCTTTTCTGCGATTGATTTCACACCGATAAAGCTGAATGAACTCTGCAATTATTTTAGCGAATTTAAAAAGGCTAGCGTCAATTGTAAGTTTCGTGGTTGTCAACACCTTAAAGAGCCTCATTGTGCGGTTAAAGAGCTTGTCCAAAAAGGCAAGATTCGCCAGAGCCGTTATGATGATTATTTGTTAATGCGCAATGAGATTGCCAATGGCCGCATGCCCGAATATTTGAAATAA
- the pknB gene encoding Stk1 family PASTA domain-containing Ser/Thr kinase translates to MIDKGYLLGDRYRIIDTLGEGGMANVYLAEDIILQRKVAVKILRMDLQREPQTLARFQREALATSELSHPNIVMVLDVGTDHGLPYMVMEYVSGPDLKEYIRQNSPLDLHDVIRIMDQILSAMTLAHKHNVIHRDLKPQNILMDKRGNIKIADFGIAVALNQNSITQTNSAIGSVHYMSPEQTRGGLVTKQSDIYSLGIILYELITGTVPFNGDTAVAIALKHAQEPIPSIKAKDPKVPQALENVVLKATAKDPRDRYSTAKEMKADLDTSLDPSREDEKIFVPNHGLNNDETIVLPNFKPSRKLGATQTQATDQEPEKQPTKKGDLLANLRQNKWWWLFIAVAAVVVVGLLFLALNSHEDVRIPDVTNLTEKSARVQLEKVGLKVGHVKHKSSDSINRGRIIETSPPAGSQSKKGRAVDLYVSDGAGMVRVPDVTGEDYDTAVFKLQKLGFDVIKDSQYSPNVPPDHVISQSIAADVEVKPSQTTVTLVVSKGRDDGIKRDSIKLGNLKNYTLKEAQEYAHKYGLTLQVTSTYSDKVKKGRIISMSPAAGTQVLRNSTVTVSLSEGPKEEKDSSTIKTFTVNYDSENTTGSHGNHVQIYVSDDNHSLSDIYRDLYIKRNTNFSIPFSLKDGTGSLRVVRDGQTVLNEKVK, encoded by the coding sequence GTGATTGATAAAGGGTATTTGTTAGGCGACCGCTATCGAATTATTGACACGCTGGGCGAAGGCGGAATGGCTAATGTTTACTTAGCTGAAGATATTATTTTGCAGCGAAAAGTTGCAGTTAAAATTTTGCGAATGGACCTGCAGCGTGAGCCGCAAACTCTGGCGCGATTTCAGCGTGAGGCATTAGCTACAAGTGAGTTAAGTCACCCGAATATCGTCATGGTGCTTGATGTGGGTACCGATCATGGCCTGCCTTACATGGTAATGGAATATGTCTCGGGGCCGGATTTAAAAGAGTACATCCGGCAAAATTCCCCGCTTGATTTGCATGATGTAATTCGGATTATGGACCAAATATTGAGTGCCATGACCCTGGCTCACAAGCACAATGTTATTCACCGCGATCTAAAGCCGCAGAATATTCTGATGGATAAGCGCGGCAATATTAAGATTGCCGATTTTGGTATTGCGGTTGCCTTGAATCAAAATTCTATTACCCAGACCAATTCTGCAATCGGTTCAGTTCATTATATGTCCCCAGAGCAAACGCGCGGAGGCCTAGTAACCAAGCAGTCGGACATCTATTCGCTAGGGATTATCCTTTATGAATTGATTACTGGTACAGTGCCCTTTAACGGTGATACAGCTGTTGCCATTGCCTTAAAGCATGCTCAAGAACCAATTCCATCAATTAAAGCCAAAGACCCTAAGGTTCCCCAAGCATTAGAAAATGTGGTCTTGAAGGCAACTGCTAAGGATCCACGCGATCGCTACAGCACTGCCAAAGAGATGAAGGCAGACTTGGATACTAGTCTTGATCCCAGCCGTGAAGATGAAAAGATTTTTGTCCCCAATCATGGTCTGAACAACGACGAAACTATCGTGTTGCCTAATTTTAAGCCAAGTCGAAAATTAGGGGCTACACAAACTCAAGCTACAGATCAAGAGCCGGAGAAGCAGCCAACTAAAAAAGGCGATCTACTAGCTAATTTACGTCAAAATAAGTGGTGGTGGCTGTTTATTGCCGTAGCTGCAGTAGTAGTTGTTGGCTTATTGTTTTTGGCTCTTAATAGTCATGAAGATGTTCGCATTCCAGATGTGACTAATTTAACCGAAAAAAGCGCACGCGTCCAACTGGAAAAAGTCGGCTTAAAGGTCGGTCATGTTAAACATAAAAGTTCTGACAGTATTAATCGGGGCCGAATAATTGAGACATCACCGCCTGCTGGGTCGCAAAGCAAAAAGGGTCGTGCAGTCGACCTCTATGTTTCCGATGGTGCCGGCATGGTGCGCGTGCCTGATGTAACAGGTGAAGACTATGATACTGCAGTTTTTAAACTGCAAAAACTGGGCTTTGACGTTATCAAAGACAGTCAGTATTCGCCTAATGTGCCGCCCGATCACGTAATCAGTCAAAGCATTGCTGCTGATGTCGAAGTTAAGCCAAGCCAGACAACAGTGACCTTGGTGGTATCTAAGGGCCGCGATGACGGCATTAAACGTGATTCGATTAAGCTGGGAAATTTGAAGAATTATACGCTAAAAGAAGCGCAGGAATATGCTCATAAATATGGTTTGACTTTGCAAGTGACCTCAACGTATTCTGATAAAGTTAAAAAGGGTAGAATTATTTCGATGAGTCCGGCTGCGGGTACGCAAGTATTGCGTAATAGCACGGTTACAGTGAGCCTGTCAGAGGGCCCAAAGGAAGAAAAAGATTCGTCAACGATTAAGACGTTTACCGTTAACTATGATTCTGAAAATACCACTGGCAGTCACGGCAATCACGTTCAAATTTACGTTTCTGATGATAATCATTCTCTGAGTGATATTTATCGCGACTTGTATATTAAGCGCAATACTAACTTTTCAATTCCGTTTTCGCTAAAAGACGGTACTGGGAGCTTGCGGGTCGTGCGTGATGGTCAAACCGTATTAAATGAAAAGGTGAAATAA
- a CDS encoding Stp1/IreP family PP2C-type Ser/Thr phosphatase produces the protein MIKTAYASSIGRIRKSNQDFVRVFQNKSGATMAIVCDGMGGHQGGDVASTMAVSHLGHSFSTTDFTDCESARKWLDVQLNSENETILKTADRFPDLNGMGTTIVLAVVFVEEALIAHLGDSRAYSYTAGEFSQLVEDHSLVNELVKMGQITKQQAKHHPQKNIITQALGVSSTIEPEFKQIELHDNDVILLCTDGLTNSLSDPQIQQILATKELSLKERCRKLINEANRLGGGDNITVCLVVNEDGDKQ, from the coding sequence TTGATTAAAACAGCATACGCTTCAAGTATTGGTCGAATACGAAAAAGCAATCAAGATTTTGTACGAGTTTTTCAAAATAAAAGTGGCGCAACTATGGCAATCGTCTGCGACGGCATGGGCGGTCACCAAGGGGGAGATGTTGCTTCCACGATGGCCGTTAGCCATTTGGGTCACAGCTTTAGCACAACTGATTTTACGGACTGCGAAAGTGCTCGTAAATGGCTTGATGTACAGCTTAATTCTGAAAACGAAACAATCTTAAAAACCGCTGATCGTTTTCCCGATCTCAATGGGATGGGGACGACAATTGTTTTGGCAGTTGTTTTTGTTGAAGAAGCGCTGATTGCTCATTTGGGTGATTCGCGTGCCTATAGTTATACTGCGGGGGAATTTAGCCAATTAGTTGAAGATCATTCGCTGGTTAATGAACTTGTCAAAATGGGGCAAATTACTAAGCAGCAGGCAAAGCACCACCCTCAAAAAAATATCATCACTCAAGCACTTGGTGTTTCCAGCACGATTGAGCCGGAATTTAAGCAAATAGAACTGCATGATAATGACGTGATTTTGCTGTGTACAGATGGGTTAACCAATTCCTTAAGTGACCCCCAGATCCAACAGATTTTGGCGACTAAAGAACTGTCCTTAAAGGAGCGGTGCCGTAAGTTAATCAATGAAGCTAACCGTTTAGGCGGCGGCGACAATATTACAGTCTGTCTTGTCGTTAATGAGGACGGTGACAAGCAGTGA
- the rsmB gene encoding 16S rRNA (cytosine(967)-C(5))-methyltransferase RsmB has translation MSTTKSARAVALETLIRVLRDGSYSNISLNNSLQHSQLSQADRNFCTRLVYGTIQYKIYLEYQLHDLVKTKLKEDYLLPLLLMSAYQILFLDKVPNRAAVNEANLLAKQFGKPHSTGFKIVNGILHALIRRGPVLPDEQDTVQYLSVKESVPEWLVQYLITNWGIERTSSILTSINLPAKNTVRVARAADFEEVVKKLTELGFEPEKSAIATDELVLARGGVSDTSLFKDGKLTIQDEAASLAVSAFNFTGEEEVLDACSAPGGKTVQIAEHLTTGHVTALDIHENKLRLVKQNADRMNVKDQVITKAMDARKADQVFEHGQFAKILVDAPCSGLGLLRRKPEIRYTKSLGDLTNLQKVQLALLDHLSGLVQAGGELVYSTCTIAVEEDEAVVKEFLKQHPEFELQAFKAGEIDAPEGMLKILPDSYGSDGFFIAKFVMRG, from the coding sequence TTGTCGACGACTAAAAGTGCGCGAGCAGTTGCGCTAGAAACCCTAATTCGCGTTTTGCGCGATGGCTCATACTCAAACATCAGCTTGAATAATAGTCTGCAGCACTCGCAACTTAGTCAGGCTGACCGTAATTTTTGTACTCGGTTAGTTTATGGGACAATTCAGTATAAGATTTACCTAGAATACCAGCTGCATGACTTAGTTAAAACTAAGCTTAAAGAAGATTATCTGCTGCCATTATTATTGATGTCAGCTTACCAAATTTTATTTTTGGATAAGGTACCTAATCGGGCTGCAGTTAATGAGGCAAATCTCTTGGCTAAGCAATTCGGTAAGCCTCATTCAACTGGCTTTAAAATCGTTAATGGTATTTTGCATGCCTTAATTCGCCGCGGTCCAGTATTGCCAGATGAGCAGGATACAGTTCAATATCTAAGTGTGAAGGAAAGTGTCCCTGAATGGCTGGTTCAATATTTAATTACTAACTGGGGAATTGAACGTACAAGCAGTATTTTGACCAGCATCAATTTACCAGCCAAAAATACCGTGCGTGTGGCGCGCGCAGCTGATTTTGAAGAAGTAGTTAAGAAATTGACAGAATTAGGCTTTGAGCCAGAAAAATCAGCTATTGCAACTGATGAGTTGGTTTTAGCTCGCGGCGGTGTTAGTGACACTTCATTATTTAAAGATGGTAAATTGACAATTCAAGATGAAGCTGCTAGTTTAGCGGTAAGTGCTTTCAATTTTACAGGAGAAGAGGAAGTCTTAGATGCCTGTAGTGCTCCTGGGGGCAAAACCGTTCAGATTGCAGAGCATTTAACGACCGGTCATGTGACGGCACTCGATATTCATGAAAACAAGTTGCGGTTGGTTAAGCAAAATGCCGACCGGATGAATGTCAAAGATCAGGTTATTACCAAGGCAATGGATGCACGCAAGGCTGACCAGGTTTTTGAACACGGACAATTTGCCAAGATTTTGGTTGATGCGCCATGTTCAGGCCTAGGTCTTTTGCGGCGTAAGCCCGAAATTCGTTATACTAAAAGTTTGGGTGATTTGACTAACTTGCAAAAGGTGCAGCTGGCACTACTAGATCATTTAAGTGGTCTGGTGCAAGCAGGTGGCGAATTAGTTTATTCCACTTGTACAATTGCTGTTGAAGAAGATGAAGCAGTCGTCAAGGAATTTTTAAAGCAGCATCCTGAATTTGAATTGCAGGCATTTAAGGCGGGCGAAATTGACGCACCTGAAGGGATGCTTAAGATTTTACCTGATAGTTACGGCAGTGACGGCTTTTTCATTGCTAAATTTGTAATGCGAGGTTAG
- the fmt gene encoding methionyl-tRNA formyltransferase has protein sequence MTSVIFMGTPDFAVPILRALVDNNYDIQAVVTQPDKKVGRKQKITPTPVKVAAEELNLPIFQPVKLSGSPEVAELIALHADLIITAAYGQFLPSKFLESVKIAAVNVHGSLLPKYRGGAPIQYSLINGDSETGITIMEMVKQMDAGDIYAQKALKIEPEDTTGSVFAKLSLLGRDLLLATLPQIIANPDQKTPQDASKVVFSPNIQKQQEQIKLTQTATQANNLIRGLNSDPGAYLSVAGQRLKVWQAEVSQETTDLAAGKLVAKDGRFAISFAEGTVLNLIEVQPAGKKKMTVNNFLNGQGSKYTVGEKIVDD, from the coding sequence ATGACATCAGTTATTTTTATGGGGACGCCCGATTTTGCAGTGCCGATTTTACGGGCATTGGTAGACAACAATTATGATATTCAGGCAGTTGTTACGCAGCCTGACAAGAAGGTAGGCCGCAAGCAAAAGATTACCCCAACGCCAGTTAAGGTGGCTGCAGAGGAACTTAACCTGCCTATCTTTCAACCAGTGAAATTGTCGGGGTCACCAGAAGTAGCGGAATTAATTGCTTTGCATGCTGACCTAATTATTACGGCTGCCTATGGGCAATTTTTGCCGAGCAAATTTTTAGAATCAGTTAAAATTGCAGCGGTTAATGTCCACGGCTCCTTATTGCCAAAATACCGCGGCGGTGCGCCAATTCAATATTCACTAATCAATGGTGATTCTGAAACTGGAATTACCATTATGGAAATGGTTAAGCAAATGGATGCTGGCGATATTTATGCGCAAAAGGCACTGAAAATTGAACCAGAAGACACCACTGGCAGCGTGTTTGCGAAGTTATCATTATTAGGTCGTGACTTATTGCTGGCAACTTTGCCGCAAATCATTGCCAATCCAGACCAAAAGACGCCGCAGGATGCCAGCAAGGTTGTCTTTTCACCTAATATTCAAAAGCAGCAGGAGCAAATTAAATTAACGCAGACAGCAACGCAGGCGAACAATTTAATTCGCGGACTTAATTCCGATCCCGGAGCTTATCTGTCAGTTGCCGGCCAACGTCTAAAGGTCTGGCAGGCAGAGGTTAGTCAAGAAACAACAGATCTAGCAGCTGGTAAGTTAGTTGCTAAGGACGGCCGGTTTGCGATTAGCTTTGCGGAAGGCACTGTGCTTAACTTAATTGAAGTCCAACCAGCAGGCAAAAAGAAAATGACCGTTAACAACTTTTTAAACGGTCAAGGCAGTAAGTATACGGTAGGAGAAAAAATTGTCGACGACTAA